A window of Microbacterium sp. BK668 genomic DNA:
TCGCCTTACGCGCCCTTGTTGGCCCGCGACCGGCGCACGAAGCTCATGACGAGAAGGACCACGATCATGACGAAGGCGATCGGCAGCGCCAGAAGCGGCAGCACGACGATGAGCGGCCAGACCCCCGTCGTGAAGTCCTCGACCCCGAGCGGACGCGCGATGATGACCGCGAAGAAGCAGACGATCGAGAGGATCGTCAGCCCGAGCGCCATGTAGGCCAGGATGCGGTC
This region includes:
- a CDS encoding multidrug ABC transporter ATPase, translated to MSTRSSGPDLPVRRIDRILAYMALGLTILSIVCFFAVIIARPLGVEDFTTGVWPLIVVLPLLALPIAFVMIVVLLVMSFVRRSRANKGA